The Cetobacterium somerae ATCC BAA-474 genomic sequence TTGATCATCATCTCCAACTACACAAATATTTTGTTCTTTTCCACCTATTAAAAAAATTAATTTTTCTTGTATTGTATTTGTATCTTGATATTCATCAATCATTGTATATTTTATTTTACTTTGAAGTTTTTTTAGAATTTCTAAATTTTCTTTTAAAATTCTATAAGCTTCACATTGAATCATAGAGAAATCTATAACATTCTCTTCAAAAATTAATTTTTTGTACATTAGGTAACTTTGTGTTAAAAAACTGTTATCATCTAACTCAAGCCCCTCTTCACTAAATTTATTAAACCACTTTATTAAGTTTTCTCCAATTTTCCAGTTAGTTAAATAATTTTTATTTTGAAAAAAATTATTAAATCCATTAATTTCTTTAAAAAATTTTAATTTTGAAAAAACAAAAAATTTTTGATCTACATTATCTAAAACTCTATATCCTCTTTTTAAATTTGAATACTCAATATTCTCATCTATTATTTTCAAACAAATTGAATGAAGTGTTCCTATATACAATCCCTCTAAATATATTTTTTCATTTTTTAATCTATTTCCTATTCTAGTTGTTAACTCCCTTGCTGCTCTTTCTGTAAAAGTAGAAACTAAAATTTCTTCTGGTTTTATATTTTTATCCTTTATCATATAAATCATTCTTTCAACTAAAGTTCTTGTTTTTCCAGAACCTGGACCAGCTATTATAAGTAAAGGTCCATCAATATTTTCTACAGCTTCTTTTTGGCTTAAATTTAAATTCATAATAACCGTCCTTTTTATTTTAGTATACAAAAAAAACAAAAAAAAATAAAGCTTAGGTTTTATACCTAAGCTTTAAACTTTTAATTAATAACTATGCTGTTATTGCTGATACTGGACAAACTCCTGCGCAAGCTCCACAGTCTACACAAGCCTCTCCAATTTCATATTTTCCATTAGCGTCAGCTGATATTGCTGATACTGGGCAAGTTCCTTCGCAAGCTCCACATCCAATACAAGTATCTTTATCTATTACGTGCATTCTAAATACCTCCTGATTTTTTTATGTTTCTATACTTACTATACCCAATTAAATGGAAAAAGTCAAGATAATTTGGTTGAAAAAAATACATTTTTTTCTAAAAACTTTGATTTTCAAATCATGCAATAAACTAATTTAATCTTTTGAATTATCCTTCATCATTTCATTTCTTAATTCATCATTATTTTTAAATTCATTTTGTAATTTTTCATAATATTTCTGTGTAGCTTCTTGAATGGAAACTCCATTTTTTTTTGAATAAGCTTCTATATTTCTTTGATCTATTTCTTGTCTTTCTTGTAAATTCTTTTCATAATCAAAAGTTTTTTCACTTTCAGCATAAGCTATACTTCCTACCAATAAAGTTCCTACTAACATCATTAAATTAAATTTTTTCATTTTTTCCTCCTATTAGAAGATATTTTTCAATTAACAAACACAATTTAAAATATCTCTGTTCTTATTTCTTATATGTATTTATTTTAATCTATTTTAGATTAAATAAATAGATAGTGTGTTCATATATGAATATTTCACCCTTTTTATTTACTTTTATAATTTTAAAGGGTATCATAGAGTATATTCATATAAAAAATTGAGGTGATTCTATGAAAAATAATGAAGGTTCTATTCTTCTTATATCTGCAATTAATAAAGAAATAAATTTTCTTTTCGATAATTTTCTTTCTGAATTAGAAATAACTAAAACAGAAAGTATGTACTTAAGATTGATTCATAATAATCCTGGAATAACACAATATGAAATAGCTAAACTAAGAAAAATTGAAAAATCATTAGTTACAAAATATATTACCAATTTAGAAGATAAAGGATTAATAGAAAAAAAATTACTTGATAAAAGAAAAAAAGGGTTATATCTGATTGAAGATGGTAAAAAAGCAATTAAATTTATCGATGAATTTATTCCTGATTTACAAGAAAAATTTAAAGACCTTTTCACAGATGAGGA encodes the following:
- a CDS encoding ATP-dependent helicase — encoded protein: MNLNLSQKEAVENIDGPLLIIAGPGSGKTRTLVERMIYMIKDKNIKPEEILVSTFTERAARELTTRIGNRLKNEKIYLEGLYIGTLHSICLKIIDENIEYSNLKRGYRVLDNVDQKFFVFSKLKFFKEINGFNNFFQNKNYLTNWKIGENLIKWFNKFSEEGLELDDNSFLTQSYLMYKKLIFEENVIDFSMIQCEAYRILKENLEILKKLQSKIKYTMIDEYQDTNTIQEKLIFLIGGKEQNICVVGDDDQGIYRFRGATIRNILQFEGRVGKICKVVKLEVNYRSEKDIVNFCKEWIDSLYWDEFRHSKELIVPKEKNIDRTRVVKLSVESSENKWQERIANFLIFMKNSKKINDYNQVAFLFRSVKNKKIVSLAHYLEYRGIGVYSPRSNLFFNREEIILIIGIFLYVLLRENSKIYNNEYKLE
- a CDS encoding 4Fe-4S binding protein, producing the protein MHVIDKDTCIGCGACEGTCPVSAISADANGKYEIGEACVDCGACAGVCPVSAITA
- a CDS encoding MarR family winged helix-turn-helix transcriptional regulator → MKNNEGSILLISAINKEINFLFDNFLSELEITKTESMYLRLIHNNPGITQYEIAKLRKIEKSLVTKYITNLEDKGLIEKKLLDKRKKGLYLIEDGKKAIKFIDEFIPDLQEKFKDLFTDEESKFFNTLLKKLKLRLEEVNERES